The following coding sequences lie in one Arthrobacter sp. SLBN-122 genomic window:
- a CDS encoding MMPL family transporter: MALLLYRLGTFSYRRRWLVISLWLAALVAVGGSAAAFHGTLSNNFQIPGTETQRIADKLKQELPSASGGSATIVFEAPDGGFTGESRAAVTDALKKLQTLPEVRGTVDPFATQAQVDQAGKAITDGEQQLRAGQAQLDASRIQLEAGKAQLAAAEQQLAAAGAPAALIEAQLGQQKAALSQGQAKLDAGTQELAASKAKLEQGKRQAQAASAIRFVSADNKAAVAQVQFKTSINGLAPAVRKQVQEIAHETSAAGVTALASKEITEDISALFGTAEIVGIAVAALVLILMLGTLIAAGLPLLMAIIGVGVGVGITFALSGLFDMSSISPMLALMLGLAVGIDYSLFIVNRHRTQLLAGMAPEESVARANGTSGNAVVFAGLTVIIALAALVVPGLPFLTVMGLAAAGTVAVAVLVAITLTPAMLSLIGRRIISKRAWAKAEAHNAKPDHEAADLATDRERSTRGWGGLVTRHPWVALIAGVLLLGTLALPATQLQLALPDGGSEPVESEAYQAYDLTARSFGEGVTGPIVAVGEFPANLDEAQAQKLQYDVADKLRAVDNVVAAVPVALSEDRRTAVFQVIPKEGPASASTVKVVSELRGLNGEIKADYDVAMGLTGQTAGNVDVSTKLGDALPPYLAIVVGLSLVLLLLVFRSIVVPLLATGGFLLSLSAAFGAVVAVYQWGWLGNVFDVANPGAVLSFLPIILIGVLFGLAMDYQVFIASGMREAYMHGSSAKEAVRVGFRHAAAVVTAAAIIMVSVFSGFIFSHLTMVRPLGFAMAFGVLFDAFVVRMTIVPAVMYLLGAKSWWLPRWLDRILPDVDVEGAKLNRGEAAPVSGELVH, encoded by the coding sequence ATGGCACTCCTCCTCTACCGCCTCGGCACGTTCTCCTACCGCCGGCGCTGGCTGGTCATCTCCCTGTGGCTTGCCGCGCTGGTGGCTGTGGGCGGATCGGCCGCGGCGTTCCACGGCACCCTGTCCAACAACTTCCAGATCCCGGGGACGGAAACCCAGCGGATCGCGGACAAGCTCAAGCAGGAACTGCCCTCGGCCTCCGGCGGCAGCGCCACGATCGTTTTCGAAGCCCCGGACGGCGGCTTCACGGGCGAAAGCCGGGCGGCCGTGACCGATGCCCTGAAGAAACTCCAGACCCTCCCAGAGGTCCGCGGCACGGTGGATCCCTTCGCTACGCAGGCGCAGGTGGACCAGGCCGGCAAGGCCATCACCGACGGCGAGCAGCAGTTGAGGGCCGGGCAGGCACAGCTTGATGCCTCCCGCATCCAGCTGGAGGCCGGCAAGGCACAGCTGGCCGCAGCCGAGCAGCAGCTCGCCGCCGCCGGGGCACCGGCAGCACTGATTGAAGCACAGCTGGGCCAGCAGAAGGCAGCACTCTCGCAGGGCCAGGCCAAGCTCGACGCCGGCACCCAGGAACTAGCGGCCAGCAAGGCCAAGCTCGAACAGGGCAAACGCCAGGCGCAGGCAGCATCGGCTATCCGCTTCGTCTCGGCAGACAACAAGGCAGCGGTGGCACAGGTGCAGTTCAAGACCTCCATCAACGGGCTCGCTCCGGCCGTGCGCAAGCAGGTGCAGGAGATCGCCCACGAAACCTCCGCCGCCGGCGTCACCGCGCTGGCCAGCAAGGAAATCACCGAGGACATCTCAGCCCTGTTCGGCACCGCGGAAATCGTGGGCATCGCCGTGGCAGCGCTGGTCCTCATCCTCATGCTGGGCACGCTGATCGCCGCCGGGCTGCCGCTGCTGATGGCCATCATCGGCGTCGGCGTGGGCGTCGGCATCACCTTCGCCCTCTCCGGCCTGTTCGACATGAGCTCCATCTCCCCCATGCTGGCCCTCATGCTGGGCCTCGCCGTAGGCATCGACTACTCGCTGTTCATCGTCAACCGGCACCGCACCCAACTGCTGGCAGGCATGGCACCTGAGGAGTCCGTTGCCCGGGCCAACGGCACGTCCGGCAATGCGGTCGTATTCGCCGGCCTCACCGTAATCATCGCCCTCGCCGCACTGGTGGTCCCCGGACTGCCGTTCCTCACCGTCATGGGCCTTGCGGCAGCGGGAACCGTGGCAGTGGCAGTCCTCGTGGCCATCACCCTGACACCCGCCATGCTCTCCCTGATCGGCCGGCGCATCATCTCCAAGCGCGCCTGGGCCAAAGCGGAAGCACACAACGCCAAACCGGACCATGAAGCGGCAGACCTTGCCACCGATCGGGAACGCAGCACCCGCGGGTGGGGCGGCCTGGTCACCCGGCACCCGTGGGTGGCACTGATTGCCGGTGTCCTCCTGCTCGGCACCCTGGCCCTGCCCGCCACCCAGCTGCAGCTGGCCCTGCCGGACGGCGGCTCCGAACCCGTGGAATCCGAGGCCTACCAGGCCTACGACCTGACCGCCCGCAGCTTCGGCGAAGGCGTCACGGGACCCATCGTGGCAGTGGGCGAGTTCCCCGCGAACCTGGACGAAGCGCAGGCGCAGAAGCTGCAGTATGACGTCGCCGACAAGCTCCGCGCCGTGGACAACGTGGTGGCCGCCGTGCCGGTGGCGCTCAGCGAGGACCGCCGGACCGCGGTGTTCCAGGTCATCCCCAAGGAAGGCCCTGCCAGCGCCAGCACCGTCAAGGTGGTCTCAGAGCTCCGTGGCCTGAACGGTGAGATCAAGGCGGACTACGACGTGGCCATGGGCCTGACCGGGCAGACCGCCGGCAACGTGGATGTTTCCACCAAACTCGGTGACGCCCTGCCGCCCTACCTGGCCATCGTCGTCGGACTCTCCCTGGTCCTCCTGCTGCTGGTGTTCCGTTCCATCGTGGTCCCGCTGCTGGCCACCGGCGGCTTCCTGCTGTCCCTGTCCGCCGCCTTCGGTGCTGTGGTGGCCGTGTACCAGTGGGGCTGGCTGGGGAACGTCTTCGACGTGGCCAACCCCGGCGCGGTACTCAGCTTCCTGCCCATCATCCTGATCGGCGTGCTGTTCGGCCTGGCCATGGACTACCAGGTGTTCATCGCCTCCGGCATGCGGGAGGCGTACATGCACGGATCATCCGCCAAGGAAGCGGTCCGGGTTGGCTTCCGGCACGCGGCCGCCGTGGTCACCGCCGCCGCGATCATCATGGTCAGCGTCTTCTCCGGCTTCATCTTCAGCCACCTCACCATGGTGCGGCCGCTGGGCTTTGCCATGGCGTTCGGCGTCCTGTTCGACGCCTTCGTGGTCCGCATGACCATCGTCCCGGCCGTGATGTACCTGCTCGGCGCCAAGTCCTGGTGGCTGCCGCGGTGGCTGGACCGGATCCTGCCCGACGTGGACGTGGAGGGCGCCAAGCTGAACCGCGGCGAGGCGGCACCGGTCTCCGGCGAGCTGGTCCACTAG
- a CDS encoding TetR/AcrR family transcriptional regulator, whose translation MTEPRPHPDAGPPAPTRRELNKAATRQAITDAALGLLRSNGPGNFTVEDIADAAGISRRTFFNYFSSTDAALASIVHGFLDNAIKQLRLRPVDEPMLESAQAALVALADPKAVAPLAELFTLTQQSPLMSHTELEAWDHCRAQVFTVARERLAGTPGAQDELYVHALAGSIISCGKAAMEVWFSRRGPDLTPASLAELRQLLIDAMALLATGFNTPAPPSATRSS comes from the coding sequence GTGACCGAACCCCGCCCGCATCCTGACGCCGGGCCTCCAGCGCCTACCCGGCGCGAACTGAACAAGGCTGCCACCCGGCAGGCAATCACCGACGCCGCACTGGGACTATTGCGATCCAACGGCCCCGGAAACTTCACCGTCGAGGACATCGCCGACGCCGCAGGGATTTCGCGCCGCACCTTTTTCAACTACTTCAGCAGCACCGACGCCGCCTTGGCCTCCATCGTCCACGGCTTCCTGGACAACGCGATCAAGCAACTGCGGCTGCGTCCGGTGGACGAGCCCATGCTGGAATCCGCACAAGCCGCGTTGGTGGCCCTGGCCGACCCGAAGGCCGTGGCCCCGCTGGCAGAACTCTTCACGCTGACCCAGCAGAGCCCCCTGATGTCGCACACCGAGCTTGAGGCGTGGGACCACTGCCGGGCGCAGGTCTTCACCGTGGCCCGCGAGCGCCTCGCCGGAACCCCAGGGGCGCAGGACGAGCTGTACGTCCACGCACTGGCCGGCTCCATCATCTCCTGCGGAAAAGCCGCCATGGAGGTGTGGTTCAGCCGGCGCGGTCCGGACCTGACACCCGCATCCCTGGCAGAGCTCCGCCAACTGCTCATCGATGCCATGGCCCTGCTTGCCACAGGCTTCAACACCCCCGCTCCACCATCCGCCACCCGTTCCTCCTGA
- a CDS encoding dicarboxylate/amino acid:cation symporter has protein sequence MSTQTSTPSPAGKTGFQLPKWAGSFGFQIIAALIVGLGLGLLAKYTGSTKTNPNALGATLQTIGSSYVSLLQTAVVPLIFTAVVSSISNLRQVSNAARLAWNTLLWFAITSLIAVLIGIGLGVLLQPGANTGISGDAKYTGKSGDWWAFLVGLFPKNFLGLGASSTVAESGAVTTSISFNVLQILVIAIAVGVAALKVGKAAEPFLNLNASALAVIQKVLWWIIRIAPLGTVGLIGNAVAVYGWDTIGSLGKFTVAIYAGLVLVLFVVYPILVRSHGLSVKQYFSGVWPAVQLAFVSRSSVGTLPLTQRVTERSLGVPRAYASFAVPLGATTKMDGCAAIYPAISAIFVAQFFGIHLDFSQYLLIALVSVLGSAATAGTTGAVVMLTLTLSTLGLPLAGVGLLLAIDPILDMGRTAVNVAGQALVPTIVAKRQGILDESLYNAPRNGTPFVDDSDAAGGETATDGISADTAPRELQDAKA, from the coding sequence GTGAGCACTCAGACAAGCACCCCGTCCCCCGCCGGGAAGACCGGATTCCAGCTGCCCAAGTGGGCGGGCTCGTTCGGCTTCCAGATCATCGCCGCCCTCATCGTGGGCCTGGGCCTCGGCCTGCTGGCAAAGTACACCGGCAGCACCAAGACCAACCCCAACGCCCTCGGCGCCACCCTGCAGACCATCGGCTCCAGCTATGTGTCGCTGCTGCAGACCGCCGTGGTCCCGCTGATCTTCACCGCCGTCGTCAGCTCCATCTCCAACCTGCGCCAGGTGTCCAACGCCGCCCGGCTGGCCTGGAACACGCTGCTCTGGTTCGCCATCACGTCCCTGATCGCCGTGCTGATCGGCATCGGCCTGGGCGTGCTGCTGCAGCCCGGCGCCAACACCGGCATCAGCGGGGACGCCAAGTACACCGGCAAATCCGGTGACTGGTGGGCCTTCCTCGTGGGCCTCTTCCCCAAGAACTTCCTGGGCCTGGGTGCCAGCTCCACCGTCGCGGAGTCCGGCGCCGTCACCACCTCCATCAGCTTCAACGTCCTGCAGATCCTCGTGATCGCCATCGCCGTAGGCGTCGCCGCCCTCAAGGTGGGCAAGGCAGCGGAGCCGTTCCTGAACCTCAACGCCTCGGCCCTTGCCGTGATCCAGAAGGTCCTCTGGTGGATCATCCGCATCGCCCCGCTGGGCACCGTTGGCCTCATCGGCAACGCCGTCGCCGTCTACGGGTGGGACACCATCGGCTCGCTGGGCAAGTTCACGGTGGCCATCTACGCCGGCCTGGTCCTGGTCCTGTTCGTGGTCTACCCCATCCTGGTCCGCAGCCACGGCCTGTCCGTCAAGCAGTACTTCTCCGGCGTATGGCCTGCCGTCCAGCTGGCCTTCGTGTCCCGCTCCTCCGTGGGAACCCTGCCGCTGACCCAGCGAGTGACCGAACGCAGCCTGGGTGTCCCCCGCGCCTACGCCTCCTTCGCCGTGCCGCTGGGTGCCACCACCAAGATGGACGGCTGCGCCGCCATCTACCCGGCAATCTCCGCGATCTTCGTGGCCCAGTTCTTTGGCATCCACCTGGACTTCAGCCAGTACCTGCTCATCGCCCTGGTCTCCGTGCTCGGCTCCGCCGCAACCGCCGGCACCACCGGCGCCGTGGTGATGCTCACCCTGACGCTCTCCACGCTGGGACTGCCCCTGGCCGGCGTCGGACTCCTGCTGGCCATCGACCCCATCCTGGACATGGGCCGCACCGCCGTGAACGTGGCCGGCCAGGCCCTGGTCCCCACCATCGTGGCAAAGCGCCAGGGCATCCTGGACGAGTCGCTGTACAACGCACCCCGCAACGGCACCCCGTTCGTGGATGACAGCGACGCTGCCGGCGGCGAAACCGCCACCGACGGCATCAGCGCCGACACCGCACCCCGCGAACTGCAGGATGCCAAGGCCTAA
- a CDS encoding phosphatase PAP2 family protein yields the protein MERESPLTEPQGTPAGTGVRGELRQDTSVGGKDLTRWDSRAGRTLVDAAHRISQVLGPHGALFLTLLVGAVISAALTAAFSEVYEAVVAANGVAGLDHPALDASKDLRTPTLDLVVTAFTDVGGTIGMPVLAVVIMAVLALRRRSWTPVILIVLAGLGSLLMTVAGKRLVGRTRPDLSDAVPPYEHSPSFPSGHSLNAVVIAGIVAYLIILRLHSNRARILTAAAAALFAVAIGLSRVFLGHHWLTDVLAAWALGAAWLAIVITAHRLYLTVRKHRGSRDVKHTVAGNK from the coding sequence ATGGAGAGGGAGAGCCCATTGACTGAGCCCCAAGGGACACCGGCCGGGACGGGAGTGCGGGGCGAACTGCGCCAGGACACTTCCGTGGGCGGCAAGGACCTCACCCGATGGGACAGCCGCGCCGGCCGGACACTGGTCGACGCAGCACACCGCATAAGCCAGGTGCTGGGTCCACACGGCGCACTGTTCCTGACCCTGCTGGTGGGCGCGGTCATTTCCGCTGCCTTGACCGCCGCCTTCAGCGAGGTTTATGAGGCCGTAGTGGCCGCTAACGGCGTGGCAGGGCTGGACCACCCGGCACTGGACGCCAGCAAGGACCTCCGCACGCCCACGCTGGACCTGGTTGTCACGGCGTTCACGGATGTCGGCGGAACCATAGGCATGCCGGTCCTGGCCGTCGTCATCATGGCCGTCCTCGCTTTGCGCCGCCGCTCCTGGACTCCCGTCATCCTGATCGTCCTCGCGGGCCTGGGCTCGCTGCTCATGACCGTCGCCGGCAAGCGCCTTGTGGGACGCACCCGCCCCGACCTCAGCGACGCCGTGCCACCCTACGAGCATTCGCCGTCCTTCCCGAGCGGCCACTCGCTCAACGCGGTGGTGATTGCCGGCATCGTGGCCTACCTGATCATCCTTCGGCTTCATTCCAACCGGGCCCGGATCCTCACGGCCGCAGCCGCCGCCCTCTTCGCTGTTGCCATCGGCCTCAGCAGGGTCTTCCTGGGACACCACTGGCTCACGGACGTGCTTGCTGCATGGGCACTCGGTGCCGCGTGGCTGGCAATCGTGATCACCGCCCACCGGCTCTATCTGACGGTGCGGAAGCACCGCGGCTCACGAGACGTTAAGCACACCGTTGCCGGGAATAAGTAA
- a CDS encoding DUF885 domain-containing protein has translation MTTDTAPAARPHTRIDAVADNYTDTLIRLNPTFATTLGLPGHETEYQDFSPAGIAGFAEAAREALAALEGLEPEDDVDAVTLDAMRERLGLQLLIHASGWEYADLNNIASPAQDIRAIFDLMPTDTEQDWEHIAGRAHNVPAAISGYIESLRMARDSGRVAAARQVRIVIEQVAKYAAVDGFFAKLAAEAATTDGPLPAALKDRLDAGADAARGAYTRLAEFLRTELLPAAPEKDAVGRARYALASRSFLGAEVDLEETYAWGVEELDRLIAEQERVAGSIKAGATIAEAKDILNNDPARQLKGTEALRAWMQDLSDKAVAELAGVHFDIPDVMKKLECRIAPTDEGGIYYTGPSDDFSRPGRMWWSVPAGEDTFTTWAETTTVYHEGVPGHHLQVATATYRRELLNKWRRNVCWTSGHGEGWALYAEKLMQELGYLNDPGDHMGMLDMQRMRAARVVFDIGVHLELEMPRRWGTGTWTADKGYGFLKENLPISEGQLTFEFTRYLGWPGQAPSYKVGQRLWEQIRAELEARPGFDLKEFHTKALNIGSVGLDTLRRALLT, from the coding sequence GTGACTACAGACACTGCACCCGCCGCGCGCCCGCATACCCGGATCGACGCCGTCGCGGACAACTACACGGACACCCTGATCAGGCTCAACCCGACGTTCGCCACCACCCTTGGCCTGCCCGGACATGAGACGGAGTACCAGGACTTCTCACCTGCCGGCATTGCCGGATTCGCAGAGGCGGCACGGGAAGCCCTGGCCGCCCTGGAGGGCCTGGAACCGGAAGACGACGTTGACGCGGTGACCCTGGACGCCATGCGGGAACGGCTGGGCCTCCAGCTGCTGATCCACGCCTCCGGCTGGGAATACGCGGACCTGAACAACATCGCCTCCCCCGCCCAGGACATCAGGGCCATCTTCGATCTCATGCCCACGGACACCGAACAGGACTGGGAGCACATCGCCGGGCGCGCCCACAACGTACCCGCTGCCATCAGCGGCTACATCGAGTCCCTCCGCATGGCCAGGGACTCCGGCAGGGTGGCCGCCGCCCGCCAGGTGCGGATCGTCATCGAACAGGTGGCCAAGTATGCCGCCGTCGACGGCTTTTTCGCCAAGCTCGCCGCGGAGGCCGCCACCACCGACGGGCCGCTTCCCGCTGCCCTTAAGGACAGGCTCGACGCCGGCGCTGACGCAGCCAGGGGTGCCTACACCCGCCTGGCGGAATTCCTGCGCACCGAACTGCTCCCCGCCGCGCCCGAGAAGGACGCCGTGGGCAGGGCACGTTACGCACTTGCTTCCCGCTCCTTCCTTGGGGCCGAAGTGGACCTGGAAGAAACGTACGCGTGGGGCGTCGAGGAACTGGACCGCCTCATCGCGGAACAGGAACGCGTTGCCGGCAGCATCAAGGCAGGCGCCACGATCGCCGAGGCCAAGGACATCCTCAACAACGATCCCGCACGCCAGCTCAAAGGCACCGAGGCACTCCGCGCCTGGATGCAGGACCTATCCGACAAAGCCGTTGCCGAACTCGCCGGCGTGCACTTCGACATCCCTGACGTCATGAAGAAACTCGAATGCCGAATCGCCCCTACGGACGAGGGCGGCATCTACTACACCGGCCCGTCCGACGACTTCAGCCGCCCCGGCCGCATGTGGTGGTCCGTCCCCGCCGGCGAGGACACGTTCACCACCTGGGCCGAAACCACCACCGTGTACCACGAGGGCGTTCCCGGCCACCACCTCCAGGTGGCTACCGCAACCTACCGCCGTGAACTGCTCAACAAATGGCGCCGGAACGTCTGCTGGACCTCCGGCCACGGCGAAGGCTGGGCCCTCTACGCGGAAAAGCTCATGCAGGAACTGGGCTACCTCAACGATCCCGGCGACCACATGGGCATGCTGGACATGCAGCGCATGCGTGCCGCCCGCGTGGTCTTCGACATCGGCGTGCACCTCGAACTCGAGATGCCCCGGCGCTGGGGAACCGGCACCTGGACCGCGGACAAGGGCTACGGCTTCCTCAAGGAAAACCTCCCCATCAGCGAAGGCCAGCTCACCTTCGAGTTCACCCGCTACCTCGGTTGGCCCGGCCAGGCCCCCTCCTACAAAGTGGGCCAGCGCCTCTGGGAACAGATCCGCGCCGAACTCGAAGCCCGGCCCGGGTTCGACCTCAAGGAGTTCCACACCAAGGCCCTCAACATCGGCTCCGTGGGACTGGATACCCTCCGCCGGGCGCTGCTTACGTAG
- a CDS encoding acyl-CoA carboxylase subunit epsilon → MTAAHDGEAGAVETSEAQAAPLLSVVKGQPNAEELAALTAVVLSLGGAEPVRTAKPSVRHWVRRQQLKLDPTPGPGAWKRSRG, encoded by the coding sequence GTGACCGCCGCACACGATGGCGAGGCGGGGGCCGTGGAAACTTCCGAAGCCCAGGCCGCTCCCCTGCTCTCTGTTGTCAAGGGACAGCCGAACGCCGAGGAGCTCGCCGCGCTGACCGCCGTCGTCCTCTCCCTCGGCGGCGCCGAACCGGTGCGCACGGCCAAGCCGTCCGTGCGGCACTGGGTCCGCCGGCAGCAGCTCAAGCTGGACCCCACCCCGGGACCGGGCGCCTGGAAACGAAGCCGCGGCTGA
- a CDS encoding acyl-CoA carboxylase subunit beta, which translates to MSHDLTTTAGKIADFRDRQARAEQPSGPEAIEKQHARGKNTARERIALLLDEDSFVEFDALAVHRSSAFGMEKKKPLGDGLVSGYGTVDGRLVAVYSQDFTVYGGSLSQVNGEKIVKVQEFALRNGCPVVGILDGGGARIQEGVASLAMFADIFRNNVHASGVVPQISLIMGPSAGGAAYSPALTDYVVMVDKTSHMFITGPDVIKTVTGEDVDMETLGGARQHNATTGTSAYLASDETDAIEFVRELLDFLPSNNLSEAPVLGHQQELEVDDDDLALDTLVPDSANQPYDMRSVVEQIVDDGHFLEMQALYAPNVMIGYGRVEGHTVGIVANQPLQFAGTLDIAASEKAARFVRHCDAFNIPIITLVDVPGFLPGKDQEFQGIIRRGAKLLYAYAEATVPKLTVITRKAYGGAYIVMGSKKLGADLNLAWPTAQIGVMGAQGAVNILYRRDLAAVAQDGGDVEARRAEVIRQYEEELLNPYQAAELGYVDAVIVPSDTRLQIIKGLRALRDKRASLPAKKHGNIPL; encoded by the coding sequence ATGAGCCACGATCTGACAACGACAGCGGGAAAGATTGCCGATTTCCGCGACCGCCAGGCGCGCGCCGAACAGCCCTCCGGCCCTGAAGCCATCGAAAAGCAGCACGCACGCGGCAAGAACACGGCCCGCGAGCGCATTGCCCTGCTGCTGGACGAAGACTCATTTGTAGAATTCGACGCCCTGGCCGTGCACCGCTCCAGCGCGTTCGGCATGGAGAAGAAGAAGCCCCTGGGCGACGGCCTGGTCTCCGGCTACGGCACCGTCGACGGCCGCCTGGTGGCGGTCTACAGCCAGGACTTCACCGTCTACGGCGGCTCGCTGAGCCAGGTCAATGGCGAAAAAATCGTCAAGGTCCAGGAGTTCGCCCTCCGCAACGGCTGCCCCGTCGTCGGGATCCTGGACGGCGGCGGCGCCCGCATCCAGGAAGGCGTGGCCTCCCTGGCCATGTTCGCTGATATCTTCCGCAACAACGTCCATGCCAGCGGCGTGGTGCCGCAGATCTCGCTGATCATGGGCCCGTCCGCCGGCGGTGCCGCCTACTCCCCCGCCCTCACCGACTACGTGGTGATGGTGGACAAGACCTCGCACATGTTCATCACCGGCCCGGACGTCATCAAGACGGTCACGGGCGAGGACGTGGACATGGAAACCCTGGGCGGCGCCCGCCAGCACAATGCCACGACCGGAACGTCCGCCTACCTGGCCTCGGACGAAACCGATGCCATCGAGTTCGTGCGCGAACTGCTGGACTTCCTGCCCTCCAACAACCTCTCCGAGGCACCGGTGCTGGGGCACCAGCAGGAGTTGGAGGTCGACGACGACGACCTCGCCCTGGACACGCTGGTCCCGGACTCGGCCAACCAGCCCTACGACATGCGCTCCGTCGTGGAACAGATCGTGGACGACGGGCACTTCCTGGAGATGCAGGCCCTCTACGCCCCCAACGTGATGATCGGTTACGGCCGGGTGGAGGGGCACACCGTGGGCATCGTGGCCAACCAGCCGCTGCAGTTCGCCGGCACCCTGGACATCGCCGCATCGGAGAAGGCCGCCCGGTTCGTGCGGCACTGCGACGCGTTCAACATCCCCATCATCACCTTGGTGGACGTCCCCGGATTCCTCCCCGGCAAGGACCAGGAGTTCCAGGGCATCATCCGCCGCGGCGCCAAGCTCCTCTACGCCTACGCCGAGGCCACCGTCCCCAAGCTCACGGTCATCACCCGCAAGGCCTACGGCGGCGCCTACATCGTGATGGGCTCCAAGAAACTTGGTGCCGACCTGAACCTGGCATGGCCCACGGCCCAGATCGGCGTCATGGGCGCACAGGGCGCGGTGAACATCCTCTACCGGCGCGACCTCGCCGCCGTGGCCCAGGACGGCGGTGACGTGGAGGCGCGCCGCGCCGAAGTAATCCGCCAGTACGAGGAAGAACTCCTCAACCCCTACCAGGCAGCCGAGCTGGGCTACGTGGACGCCGTTATTGTCCCCTCGGATACGCGCCTCCAGATCATCAAGGGACTACGGGCCCTCCGCGACAAACGAGCCAGCCTCCCCGCCAAGAAGCATGGGAACATCCCGCTGTGA
- a CDS encoding SDR family oxidoreductase — translation MTSSNDAVHASESPYGAAGSLAGRTILISGGSRGIGLAIATRAARDGANIVLLAKTGEPHPKLAGTVFTAAEELVQAGGQALPLVGDVRRDEDVAGAVAAAVDRFGGIDVVINNASAIDLSATDAVDMKKYDLMQDINVRGSFLLSKLALPALRKSEQGHILTLSPPLNLHPSWAGKHLAYTMAKYGMSLTTLGLAEELKADGICVNSLWPCTLIDTAAIRNMPHGETMVLAARGPQIMADAAHAILTGANLSAGDPPSGNFYTDEQVLAAAGVDDFRPYSLGAPEDQLVPDIFL, via the coding sequence ATGACTTCAAGCAACGATGCTGTGCATGCTTCCGAAAGCCCCTACGGGGCGGCAGGTTCCTTGGCGGGCAGGACCATCCTGATCTCCGGCGGCAGCCGCGGGATCGGGCTGGCCATAGCCACGCGGGCGGCCAGGGACGGCGCCAACATCGTGCTCCTGGCCAAGACGGGGGAGCCGCACCCCAAACTGGCCGGCACCGTGTTTACAGCCGCCGAAGAACTCGTGCAGGCGGGTGGCCAGGCACTGCCGTTGGTGGGCGATGTGCGCCGGGATGAAGACGTGGCCGGCGCCGTGGCCGCAGCCGTTGACCGGTTCGGCGGCATTGACGTCGTCATCAACAATGCCTCCGCCATTGACCTCTCCGCCACGGACGCCGTGGACATGAAGAAGTACGACCTGATGCAGGACATCAACGTCCGCGGCTCCTTCCTGTTGTCCAAGCTTGCGCTCCCGGCACTGCGGAAATCGGAGCAGGGGCACATCCTCACGCTGTCGCCGCCGTTGAACCTCCACCCCTCCTGGGCGGGAAAGCACCTTGCCTACACCATGGCCAAATACGGGATGAGCCTGACTACGCTGGGGCTGGCGGAGGAACTGAAGGCGGACGGCATCTGTGTCAACTCGCTGTGGCCATGCACCCTCATCGACACCGCAGCCATCCGGAACATGCCGCACGGCGAAACTATGGTGCTGGCCGCCCGCGGCCCGCAGATCATGGCAGATGCAGCGCACGCCATCCTTACCGGTGCCAACCTGTCCGCCGGGGACCCGCCGTCGGGCAATTTCTACACGGACGAGCAGGTGCTGGCGGCAGCGGGAGTGGACGATTTCCGCCCCTACAGCCTGGGAGCACCCGAAGACCAGCTGGTTCCGGACATCTTCCTTTAG
- a CDS encoding biotin--[acetyl-CoA-carboxylase] ligase, with the protein MDDAHAPGTPLNRGDLADQRFLAATGIPGIDVVDSTGSTNADLLRGVTVEPSAWPDLSVLTAEYQTAARGRLDRRWEAPPLSSVSVSVVLRPVNAEGRPLPTQSYSWLSLIAALALRETLLETAGIPAELKWPNDVLVRGRKIAGILAQLGPMVDGKVPPVILGTGLNVTLGEGELPVPTATSVALEDARTTDRTALLKSYLTNFAVLYRSFCNADGDPAAGLTGGPSLHKRVEAVMVTLGKQVRAQLPGDHEIIGHASRLDDYGSLLVVDRDAREHVVTAGDVVHLRPWTAPDAPNQGGYA; encoded by the coding sequence ATGGACGACGCACACGCACCGGGCACACCCCTGAACCGAGGGGACCTGGCCGACCAGCGTTTCCTCGCTGCCACCGGAATACCGGGGATCGATGTTGTGGACTCCACCGGATCCACCAACGCGGACCTCCTGCGCGGTGTCACCGTGGAACCTTCGGCGTGGCCGGACCTCTCCGTGCTGACGGCCGAGTACCAGACTGCCGCCAGGGGGCGGCTGGACAGGCGCTGGGAAGCTCCGCCGCTGAGCTCCGTGTCCGTGTCCGTGGTGCTGCGTCCGGTCAACGCGGAGGGCAGGCCCCTTCCCACCCAGAGCTATTCCTGGTTGTCCCTGATCGCTGCCCTGGCGCTGCGCGAAACCCTCCTGGAAACAGCCGGCATTCCGGCCGAACTCAAATGGCCCAACGACGTCCTGGTCCGCGGCAGGAAAATCGCCGGCATCCTGGCCCAGCTGGGCCCCATGGTTGACGGCAAGGTGCCCCCCGTCATCCTGGGGACCGGCCTGAACGTCACCCTGGGCGAAGGCGAACTTCCGGTGCCCACCGCCACCTCCGTGGCCCTGGAAGATGCCCGCACCACCGACCGCACTGCGCTGCTCAAGAGCTACCTGACCAACTTTGCCGTCCTGTACCGCAGTTTCTGCAACGCCGACGGCGATCCCGCGGCAGGGCTGACGGGTGGCCCATCACTGCACAAGAGGGTGGAAGCTGTGATGGTCACCCTGGGCAAGCAGGTGCGCGCGCAGTTGCCCGGCGACCACGAAATCATCGGACACGCGTCCCGGCTGGATGACTACGGCTCCCTGCTGGTGGTGGACCGTGACGCGCGGGAGCACGTGGTGACCGCCGGGGACGTGGTTCACCTGCGGCCCTGGACGGCACCGGACGCGCCCAACCAAGGCGGTTATGCGTAA